A genomic segment from Streptomyces sp. NBC_00654 encodes:
- a CDS encoding IS3 family transposase (programmed frameshift) codes for MARPSKYSAEFRSDAIALWRASAGRRTFKDVAADLNVNPETLRTWVRDADGRPVAAGASQDTEAELARLRAENARLAKAEKGMAAGTRDPATGSRLFRPGDEVKTAAWDFVSTHAEMFGIKRICRVLEVSRSGYYRWITGAEARAGRQFEEDALVEEIREIHAEHRGNYGALRVHAELRGFGHTVNHKRVARLMRKHGIVGRHLRKKKRTTIPDRLAPPVADLVQRDFTASTLDEKWRGDITYVQVGAAWLYLACVIDIRSRRVLGWSMAPHMRAELVIDALQAAVATRGGDVAGVIFHADRGSQYTSAAFAQVCDLHGIRRSMGRVGSSYDNALAESFWQGLKRETMHRRVFVTMSQARLEIFRWLTYYNARRRHSALSYLSPMEFEQHHHKTAKLSLAA; via the exons GGCACGGCCCTCGAAGTACAGTGCGGAGTTCCGGTCCGACGCGATCGCGTTGTGGCGGGCTTCGGCCGGCAGGCGGACGTTCAAGGACGTCGCGGCTGATCTGAACGTCAACCCCGAAACGCTGCGGACCTGGGTGCGTGATGCCGACGGTCGTCCAGTCGCCGCAGGCGCGTCGCAGGACACCGAGGCCGAGTTGGCCCGGCTGCGCGCGGAGAACGCGCGGCTGGCCAAGGCGGAGA AAGGAATGGCAGCTGGAACGCGAGATCCTGCGACGGGCAGCCGCCTATTTCGCCCGGGAGATGAAGTGAAGACCGCCGCTTGGGACTTCGTCTCCACCCACGCCGAGATGTTCGGCATCAAGCGGATATGCCGGGTACTGGAGGTCTCCCGCTCGGGCTACTACCGGTGGATCACCGGCGCCGAGGCGCGGGCGGGACGGCAGTTCGAGGAGGACGCCCTGGTCGAGGAGATCCGCGAAATCCATGCCGAACACCGCGGGAACTACGGCGCGCTTCGAGTCCATGCCGAACTGCGCGGCTTCGGCCACACGGTCAACCACAAGCGCGTGGCCAGGCTGATGCGCAAGCACGGCATCGTCGGCCGTCACCTGCGGAAGAAGAAGCGCACCACGATCCCGGACCGCCTCGCGCCGCCAGTGGCGGACCTGGTCCAGCGGGACTTCACCGCCAGTACGCTGGACGAGAAGTGGCGCGGCGACATCACATACGTGCAGGTCGGAGCCGCGTGGCTCTACCTCGCTTGCGTCATCGATATCCGGTCGCGCCGAGTGCTCGGCTGGTCGATGGCCCCGCACATGCGGGCCGAGCTCGTCATCGACGCACTCCAGGCCGCGGTCGCGACCCGCGGCGGCGACGTGGCCGGAGTGATCTTCCACGCGGACCGCGGATCGCAATACACCTCGGCCGCGTTCGCCCAGGTCTGCGACCTGCACGGCATCCGCAGAAGCATGGGCAGGGTCGGCTCCAGCTACGACAACGCCCTGGCCGAGAGCTTCTGGCAGGGACTGAAGCGAGAAACGATGCACAGGAGAGTGTTCGTGACGATGTCTCAGGCAAGGCTCGAGATATTCCGGTGGCTCACCTACTACAACGCCCGACGCCGACACAGCGCGCTCTCCTACCTCTCCCCGATGGAGTTCGAACAGCACCACCACAAGACAGCTAAACTCTCACTCGCAGCATGA
- a CDS encoding VanZ family protein, which produces MIEASIGAVPGLIISFLVLAAITAIPAALICRARGRPALLPALAVVATAGIVTVTLLPSSAGISSGQCDAGMPQHVLTSSSALLNIALFVPATALAAMASRRPVTIATAFVAFSACIEFLQSVLPLGRACSVTDMTANSMGSLIGTALGVLGMKLGKRPIQRLKRDAVWGVSIAAVSAAILAGSFQTQVRAVDAVAIEDRNRAYGDGLDGSDEWILDAAVGVFGKGTQVTETSAEKSGQHSLITAVTNRGPISGWWPDRTLVQAWATDNQGDEGKLSEAQAGEVAHSYAHKWFPDSVKDSTKKTRQVGEDHAQAVYAVTYRRYVHDVMMPMRLDITVTKTGRIMGFTSKPVKDPVLPPTAITEKDAMRLVEEEVGAKPTSTKLLAQQVGGKWRPVWLVGVNGGDAFIDAATGQKTQPDR; this is translated from the coding sequence GTGATTGAAGCCTCCATCGGCGCCGTCCCCGGCCTGATTATCTCTTTCCTTGTTCTGGCTGCGATCACCGCGATCCCCGCAGCCCTCATCTGCAGGGCCCGCGGCAGACCGGCTCTCCTGCCGGCTCTGGCCGTGGTGGCGACCGCGGGAATCGTGACGGTCACCCTGCTTCCCAGCAGCGCCGGCATTTCGAGCGGGCAGTGCGACGCTGGCATGCCGCAGCACGTGCTCACCTCATCCAGCGCCCTGCTCAACATCGCCTTGTTCGTTCCGGCTACGGCTCTTGCCGCTATGGCCTCCCGGCGGCCGGTGACCATCGCCACGGCGTTCGTGGCGTTCAGCGCCTGCATCGAGTTCCTGCAGTCGGTGCTTCCTCTCGGCCGCGCCTGCAGTGTCACCGACATGACAGCCAACTCGATGGGCTCCCTGATCGGCACCGCCCTCGGCGTCCTCGGCATGAAGCTGGGCAAGCGGCCCATCCAGCGGCTCAAACGTGATGCGGTCTGGGGCGTCAGCATCGCCGCGGTTTCCGCGGCGATCCTCGCGGGGTCGTTCCAGACGCAGGTTCGGGCGGTCGACGCCGTGGCGATCGAGGACAGGAACAGAGCGTACGGCGACGGCCTCGACGGTTCGGATGAGTGGATCCTCGACGCGGCGGTCGGCGTTTTCGGCAAGGGGACGCAGGTCACGGAGACTTCCGCCGAGAAGAGTGGACAGCATTCCCTGATCACCGCCGTGACCAACCGGGGCCCCATCTCCGGGTGGTGGCCCGACCGGACGCTGGTCCAGGCATGGGCGACGGACAACCAGGGCGACGAAGGAAAACTCTCCGAGGCCCAAGCCGGGGAAGTCGCCCACTCCTATGCCCACAAATGGTTTCCCGACAGCGTCAAGGACAGCACGAAGAAGACTCGGCAGGTCGGTGAGGACCACGCACAGGCCGTCTATGCCGTGACCTACCGGCGCTACGTCCACGACGTGATGATGCCGATGCGCCTCGACATCACCGTCACCAAAACGGGCCGCATCATGGGCTTCACCTCCAAGCCCGTCAAGGACCCCGTACTGCCACCGACAGCAATCACCGAAAAAGACGCCATGAGACTCGTGGAAGAAGAAGTCGGCGCGAAGCCAACAAGCACGAAGCTACTCGCTCAGCAAGTAGGAGGGAAGTGGCGGCCGGTCTGGCTGGTCGGCGTGAACGGAGGCGACGCCTTCATCGACGCTGCCACGGGACAGAAGACTCAACCCGATAGGTGA
- a CDS encoding DUF6207 family protein, with translation MHPIHERHLSEPGLVVLDITAPDETTPNTVMTALQEQWATSGVPTGQRTPGQPGIRARVHADTNDLAPASTQGAATAVSDRCAPAEQGRNVRRYGSV, from the coding sequence ATGCACCCGATCCACGAACGGCACCTATCCGAACCCGGCCTCGTCGTCCTGGACATCACCGCACCCGACGAAACCACCCCGAACACGGTGATGACCGCCCTTCAGGAACAGTGGGCGACATCCGGCGTCCCCACCGGGCAGCGGACTCCCGGACAGCCCGGCATCCGGGCACGCGTCCACGCCGACACCAACGACCTCGCTCCGGCCAGCACCCAGGGTGCAGCCACCGCGGTGAGTGACCGCTGCGCACCGGCGGAGCAGGGCAGGAACGTGCGGCGTTACGGATCCGTGTGA
- a CDS encoding sigma-70 family RNA polymerase sigma factor, with protein MTKPSERASAFGPVPAPRAAPVRPGRKLGPVVRGVSSSHRAWLEPVRDTYLDSGQTLADLSYRVLLAKSKLSELLRGVGLYPRWEVVHRLSAELDMPNWPLYRLWKQAVLDAGKPREWIERSTENSAPGPATDRYRPPLEHGALREMVEDDYRFYAQVFLSDKSRDAAVKDTFAILWLHWNTALCSPDIRFFAWSILRTTVMARATYRDGRPELETAVFDTVALRNHTSPADGAAQLAESLELFKAISRLPAAQLDVMVLLHLCGFTAEKASGLLGVPLATVRADERRAGRYLESVVSLPPETEGPTA; from the coding sequence GTGACGAAACCCTCCGAGCGGGCATCAGCCTTCGGACCGGTACCCGCCCCCAGAGCGGCACCGGTCCGCCCCGGCCGCAAGCTCGGCCCGGTCGTCCGCGGTGTGAGCAGCTCGCACCGGGCCTGGCTGGAGCCGGTCCGCGACACGTACCTCGACAGCGGACAGACCCTCGCCGACCTCAGCTACCGGGTACTGCTCGCCAAGTCCAAACTCTCCGAACTGCTGCGCGGCGTCGGGCTCTATCCCCGGTGGGAAGTCGTCCACCGCCTCTCCGCCGAGCTGGACATGCCCAACTGGCCCCTGTACCGCTTGTGGAAACAGGCCGTTCTGGACGCGGGCAAGCCCCGGGAATGGATCGAACGGTCCACGGAGAATTCCGCCCCCGGCCCCGCAACCGACCGGTACCGGCCGCCCCTGGAACACGGCGCCCTGCGCGAGATGGTCGAGGACGACTACCGCTTCTACGCCCAGGTCTTCCTCTCCGATAAGTCCCGCGACGCCGCCGTGAAGGACACCTTCGCCATCCTCTGGCTCCACTGGAACACCGCCCTGTGCAGCCCGGACATCCGCTTCTTCGCCTGGTCCATCCTGCGCACCACCGTCATGGCCCGGGCCACCTACCGCGACGGCCGCCCCGAGCTGGAGACCGCCGTGTTCGACACCGTCGCACTGCGCAACCACACCTCCCCGGCCGACGGCGCGGCACAGCTGGCCGAAAGCCTGGAACTGTTCAAGGCGATCAGCCGGCTCCCCGCAGCACAGCTCGACGTCATGGTGCTGCTCCATCTGTGCGGCTTCACCGCCGAGAAGGCGTCCGGTCTTCTCGGTGTTCCGCTGGCCACTGTCCGGGCCGACGAGCGTCGGGCCGGACGGTATCTGGAGAGCGTCGTCAGTCTGCCGCCCGAGACCGAAGGACCCACCGCATGA
- a CDS encoding DUF3761 domain-containing protein: MLTRVRAGLAGLVVAGALLVPVGAAPDAVAASCAPHTTGVCGANNPHPAGATALCKDGTYSYSKSFRGTCSRHEGVRYWYR; this comes from the coding sequence ATGCTGACCAGAGTGCGTGCTGGCCTTGCCGGGCTCGTGGTTGCGGGAGCTTTGCTGGTGCCAGTGGGCGCCGCGCCCGATGCGGTCGCTGCTTCCTGTGCGCCCCACACCACTGGTGTATGCGGGGCTAACAACCCGCACCCGGCTGGGGCTACCGCGCTGTGCAAGGACGGCACCTACAGCTACAGCAAAAGCTTCCGCGGCACGTGCAGCCGTCACGAGGGCGTGCGGTACTGGTACCGGTAA
- a CDS encoding NACHT domain-containing NTPase, with the protein MASVAFAVWAIIADEKHEPPDTATLLGVPIGVIGLVIAVVALRKSAEDNGVELARSRAGKLARQVRESESRVRSQLLGADTRRINLTYVLHSATARVATAPPAGRTFDDGPATLPDVLEYYRSTQPRRLVVTGAPGAGKTVLALELMLALIKHRGEGDPVPVRIPLAQWDTTQPLTTLLVQRLVEAYKWPTGMAAGLVAHGMVLPVLDGLDEMDPLRTDGTPDPEAPRARAALEALNAYQDGLEAGPLVLTCRTGHYDAFAPVSRLIDAARIAIAPIDTRHAVAYLRDRARDAPRWQPLIDHLDTQPAGPLATTLSTPWRLCLTATVYHRDGNPSELLHHPDGHDLDQHLLARYLPSAVANTPNPHHYQPDDVHRWLHHLTGHLTGTTTNAPATDITLHHLWTLAGTTRVRIADLLLTTLTLAPACYLATVFASDSAYAFSFALAETGFVWFFASPVLGNYKFPVILFVAFTAFTGIIAFRPTLRPNRFRITRGTLQGGFTARFWAGFKTWFTVGFTIAITDVITNSIGIPDSIGIADAITDAITDAAVMALSIETGLIGGFMGGLAGGFADGFKAWFRGWFTVGLVVNLGLGVWLGVWFGLWLALALALVGGLAGGFMRGLKGEPTTVANPREIIRDDMVYGLLVGPLAGLTAGLLVGLTAGLLIGRTAGLPAGLTAGLLAGFTAACMVGLVVGLASGFAGAARRYGVFLLCSRGKLPFRLGIFLDWTVTAGLLRYSGPGYQFRHRELQQWLADHPHP; encoded by the coding sequence GTGGCGAGTGTGGCTTTCGCCGTATGGGCCATCATCGCCGACGAAAAGCACGAGCCTCCCGATACTGCGACCCTCCTCGGTGTTCCGATCGGTGTGATCGGTCTGGTGATCGCTGTCGTGGCGCTGCGTAAGTCGGCCGAGGACAATGGTGTTGAGCTCGCGCGTAGCCGTGCCGGAAAGCTCGCCCGGCAGGTCCGGGAGAGCGAGAGCCGGGTACGGTCGCAGTTGCTCGGTGCCGACACCCGGCGCATCAATCTCACCTATGTTCTGCATTCCGCGACCGCACGGGTCGCGACAGCTCCGCCGGCCGGGCGTACATTCGATGACGGGCCCGCTACCCTGCCCGATGTCCTGGAGTACTACCGCTCCACCCAGCCCCGGCGTCTGGTCGTCACCGGTGCTCCCGGGGCAGGCAAGACTGTCCTGGCCCTGGAACTCATGCTCGCCCTCATCAAACACCGCGGCGAGGGCGATCCCGTCCCAGTCCGGATCCCGCTGGCCCAGTGGGACACTACCCAGCCCCTGACCACCCTGCTGGTGCAGCGTCTGGTCGAGGCCTATAAATGGCCCACCGGGATGGCTGCCGGACTGGTCGCTCACGGGATGGTGCTGCCGGTCCTGGACGGGCTGGACGAGATGGACCCCCTGCGTACGGACGGCACCCCCGACCCCGAGGCGCCCCGCGCCCGCGCGGCTCTGGAGGCGCTCAATGCCTACCAGGACGGTCTGGAGGCAGGGCCTCTCGTCCTGACTTGCCGCACCGGGCACTACGACGCATTCGCCCCCGTGTCCCGGCTGATCGACGCCGCCCGCATCGCCATCGCCCCCATCGACACCCGTCATGCTGTCGCCTACCTCCGTGACCGGGCCCGTGACGCACCCCGCTGGCAGCCCCTGATCGACCACCTCGACACCCAGCCCGCCGGCCCACTCGCCACCACCCTGTCCACGCCCTGGCGGCTGTGTCTGACCGCCACCGTCTACCACCGCGACGGCAACCCCTCAGAACTCCTCCACCACCCCGACGGGCACGACCTCGACCAGCACCTCCTGGCCCGCTACCTCCCCTCCGCTGTTGCCAACACCCCCAACCCCCACCACTACCAGCCCGACGACGTCCACCGCTGGCTCCACCACCTCACCGGCCACCTCACCGGCACCACTACAAACGCCCCGGCCACCGACATCACCCTCCACCACCTCTGGACCCTCGCCGGCACCACCCGCGTCCGTATCGCCGACCTCCTCCTCACCACCCTCACCCTCGCTCCCGCCTGCTACCTCGCCACCGTCTTCGCCTCCGACTCTGCCTACGCCTTTTCCTTCGCCCTCGCCGAGACCGGCTTTGTTTGGTTTTTCGCTAGCCCGGTTCTTGGGAACTACAAATTTCCGGTCATCCTCTTCGTCGCGTTCACTGCGTTCACCGGCATCATCGCATTCCGCCCGACACTCCGGCCCAACCGATTCCGCATTACCCGGGGAACACTCCAGGGCGGGTTCACAGCCAGGTTCTGGGCCGGATTCAAGACCTGGTTCACCGTCGGCTTCACGATTGCCATCACGGACGTCATCACGAACAGCATCGGCATCCCAGACAGCATCGGCATCGCGGACGCCATCACGGACGCCATCACGGACGCGGCCGTAATGGCGCTAAGCATCGAGACCGGTCTTATCGGCGGATTCATGGGCGGGCTGGCAGGTGGGTTCGCAGACGGATTCAAGGCCTGGTTCAGGGGCTGGTTCACGGTTGGGCTTGTGGTCAACCTCGGGCTCGGGGTCTGGCTCGGGGTCTGGTTCGGGCTCTGGCTCGCGCTCGCGCTCGCGCTTGTCGGCGGGCTCGCGGGTGGATTCATGCGCGGGCTCAAAGGGGAGCCAACCACCGTGGCCAACCCTCGGGAAATTATCCGCGACGACATGGTCTACGGACTTCTGGTCGGGCCCCTGGCCGGACTCACGGCCGGACTCCTAGTCGGGCTCACGGCCGGACTCCTGATCGGACGCACGGCCGGACTCCCAGCCGGACTCACGGCCGGACTCCTAGCCGGATTCACGGCCGCGTGCATGGTTGGACTTGTGGTCGGGCTCGCGAGCGGGTTCGCTGGCGCGGCGCGGAGGTACGGGGTGTTCCTGCTGTGCTCACGCGGCAAGCTGCCCTTCCGCCTCGGCATCTTCCTCGACTGGACCGTCACCGCCGGTCTCCTTCGCTACAGCGGGCCCGGCTACCAGTTCCGCCACCGCGAACTTCAACAATGGCTTGCCGACCACCCCCACCCCTGA
- a CDS encoding GNAT family N-acetyltransferase: MIETERLLLRPLRVSDLDVFVELHADPLVNRFVGAFSRQQALERLTGIERQWDERGHGLCAIELKSSGAFVGRSGLQYWEQFDEVELGWTLRADHWGHGYATEAAQSCLDWGFATLENDYFTALMRPGNEASVKVAERLGFSPRREDQLQGSPVTVYALDRPASLPSR; encoded by the coding sequence ATGATCGAGACTGAGCGGTTGCTCCTGCGACCTCTTCGTGTGTCTGACCTCGACGTTTTCGTCGAGCTTCATGCTGACCCGCTGGTCAACCGCTTCGTCGGAGCCTTCTCGCGTCAACAGGCGCTGGAACGGCTCACTGGGATCGAGCGGCAGTGGGATGAACGAGGTCATGGTCTGTGCGCCATTGAGCTCAAGTCGAGCGGCGCATTCGTCGGTCGAAGCGGTCTGCAGTACTGGGAACAGTTCGATGAAGTGGAACTGGGTTGGACCCTCCGAGCGGATCACTGGGGGCACGGGTATGCGACCGAGGCCGCTCAATCGTGCCTGGACTGGGGTTTTGCCACGCTTGAAAACGACTACTTCACGGCTCTCATGCGGCCGGGCAACGAGGCATCGGTGAAGGTGGCCGAGCGTCTGGGGTTCTCGCCGCGTCGCGAGGACCAGCTGCAGGGCAGCCCAGTCACGGTGTATGCCCTGGATCGCCCAGCCAGTCTGCCCTCTCGTTGA
- a CDS encoding transposase: MAGRSPWLQSDQPVGPRPPSARAVARWILTHPDALAEGDRLQLKAVLANCPEVAALAEHVRSFAHMLTHLQGDQLPTWIEAATSTELPSLRRFAQHLERDLDAVTAGLTQPWNSGVVEGHVNRIKMLKRQIFGRAGFALLRKRVLLS, encoded by the coding sequence ATGGCGGGTCGAAGTCCGTGGTTACAGTCAGACCAACCGGTCGGACCTCGGCCGCCTTCGGCCCGCGCCGTCGCCCGCTGGATCCTCACCCACCCCGACGCCCTGGCCGAGGGCGACCGGCTCCAGCTCAAGGCCGTCCTGGCCAACTGCCCTGAGGTGGCAGCACTCGCTGAGCATGTCCGCTCCTTCGCCCACATGCTCACCCACCTGCAAGGCGACCAGCTGCCGACATGGATCGAAGCGGCCACCAGCACCGAGCTGCCCAGTCTCCGCCGGTTCGCTCAGCACCTCGAACGCGACCTCGACGCCGTCACCGCCGGCCTCACACAACCGTGGAACTCGGGTGTCGTTGAGGGCCATGTCAACCGGATCAAGATGCTCAAGCGTCAGATTTTCGGCCGCGCAGGATTCGCCCTGTTGAGGAAGAGAGTCCTGCTCTCGTGA
- a CDS encoding DEAD/DEAH box helicase, giving the protein MAAIQLREHQVDANARIRKWVGFPARTAVSESGARATVVSATGSGKTITAAWAALDNFRDGRILVMIPTLDLLVQTALVWRRVGHNGPMVAVCSLEKDDVLEALGVNTTTNPIQLALWAGRGPVVVFATYASLVDREDVDAPVGQERVRGPLEAALAGGERLYGQSMSGFDLAIIDEAHSTAGDLGRPWAAIHDNARIPADFRLYLTATPRILASPRPQKGKDGKELEIASMSSDPVGPYGEWIFELGLSESVERGVLAGFEIDVIEIRDPEPVLGLSEEALRGRRLALLQTALLEHAAAHNLRTVLTFHQRVEEARVFAEKLPETAAELYATEASDRFLKDAAKLPTSSIKAELYDLEPYRHVPPDRVWANWLCGDHLVSERREVLRQFANGIDAEDRRVHRAFLASVRILGEGVDIVGERGVEAVCFADTRGSQVEIVQNIGRALRPNPDGTTKVARIIVPVFLQPGEDPTDMVASASFAPLVALLQGLRSHDERLVEQLASRALTRSSRERPVHIQRDEDGRIIPAEGEGEAVALEDGTEAVVESALLHFSTPRDPATIAAFLRTRVFRPESLVWLDGYQALRRWREEHEIAGLYAVPYDTETEVGVTRFPLGRWVHQQRRALRAGELDDHRKELLDQESMVWEPGDEAWEAKLAALRSFHRAHGHLAPRQDAVWGEADDELVAIGQLMANLRRKDGLGKDPERAGTRAMQLAAIDEDWNCLWPLDWQRHHRVLADLADTEASGNLPDIQPGVLFEGDDLGKWLAQQRKAHTWAQLSDEQQERLGRLGVTPDEPEPAPVTTRVAKGAGGLSAPFRRGVAALAQYLQREGHERPVPRKHEEPVEVDGQKHVVKLGVFISNTKTRRHQLTPEQRQALAELGMEWA; this is encoded by the coding sequence ATGGCCGCTATTCAGCTTCGGGAACACCAGGTGGATGCGAACGCGCGCATCCGCAAGTGGGTGGGGTTCCCTGCAAGAACGGCCGTCTCGGAGAGCGGTGCCCGCGCCACGGTCGTGTCGGCCACCGGGTCCGGCAAGACCATCACCGCCGCGTGGGCCGCCCTGGACAACTTCCGGGACGGCCGGATCCTCGTCATGATCCCCACCCTGGACCTCCTCGTGCAGACCGCCCTCGTCTGGCGCAGGGTCGGCCACAACGGGCCGATGGTCGCGGTGTGTTCGCTGGAGAAGGACGACGTCCTGGAGGCGCTCGGGGTGAACACGACCACGAACCCGATCCAGTTGGCGTTGTGGGCCGGGCGCGGGCCGGTGGTGGTGTTCGCCACGTACGCCTCCCTCGTGGACCGGGAGGATGTCGATGCCCCGGTGGGTCAGGAGAGGGTGCGGGGGCCGCTGGAGGCCGCTCTCGCGGGTGGTGAGCGGCTGTACGGGCAGTCCATGAGCGGCTTCGACCTTGCCATCATCGACGAAGCGCACTCCACAGCCGGTGACCTTGGCCGTCCGTGGGCAGCGATCCACGACAACGCCCGCATCCCGGCTGACTTCCGCCTGTACCTCACCGCCACCCCGCGGATCCTGGCCTCGCCGCGGCCGCAGAAGGGCAAGGACGGTAAGGAACTGGAGATCGCGAGCATGAGCAGCGATCCGGTTGGCCCTTACGGCGAGTGGATTTTCGAGCTGGGGCTCTCGGAGAGCGTCGAACGGGGCGTACTCGCGGGCTTTGAGATCGACGTGATCGAGATCCGCGACCCCGAACCAGTCCTCGGCCTGTCCGAGGAAGCGCTGCGCGGCCGGCGCCTCGCCCTTTTGCAGACCGCGCTCCTGGAGCACGCGGCCGCCCACAATCTGCGCACCGTGCTGACGTTCCACCAGCGGGTCGAGGAGGCCCGAGTCTTCGCGGAGAAGCTGCCCGAGACCGCCGCCGAGCTCTACGCGACCGAGGCGTCCGACCGGTTCCTCAAGGACGCCGCCAAGCTGCCGACGTCCTCGATCAAGGCGGAGCTCTACGACCTGGAACCGTACCGGCATGTCCCGCCGGACCGGGTCTGGGCGAACTGGCTGTGCGGCGACCACCTCGTGAGCGAGCGGCGCGAAGTCCTCCGCCAGTTCGCCAACGGGATCGATGCGGAGGACCGCCGCGTGCACCGGGCATTCCTCGCCTCCGTACGCATCCTCGGGGAAGGCGTCGACATCGTCGGCGAACGCGGCGTCGAAGCCGTCTGCTTCGCGGACACCCGCGGGTCGCAGGTCGAGATCGTCCAGAACATCGGACGTGCGCTGCGCCCGAACCCGGACGGGACGACGAAGGTCGCCAGGATCATCGTCCCAGTGTTCCTGCAGCCTGGTGAGGACCCCACCGACATGGTCGCCTCCGCCTCATTTGCACCCCTTGTAGCCCTCCTTCAGGGCCTCCGCTCTCATGATGAGCGCCTGGTCGAGCAACTCGCCTCCCGTGCCCTGACACGGAGCAGCCGGGAACGGCCGGTGCACATTCAGCGGGACGAGGACGGGCGGATCATCCCGGCCGAGGGCGAGGGTGAGGCCGTCGCCCTGGAGGACGGCACGGAGGCCGTGGTCGAGTCGGCGCTGCTGCACTTCTCGACGCCGCGTGACCCGGCGACGATCGCGGCGTTTCTCCGGACCCGGGTGTTCCGGCCGGAGTCACTGGTGTGGCTCGACGGATACCAGGCACTGCGACGGTGGAGGGAAGAGCACGAGATTGCGGGGCTGTACGCGGTGCCGTACGACACCGAGACCGAAGTCGGCGTCACCCGGTTCCCCCTCGGCCGGTGGGTCCACCAGCAGCGGCGTGCGCTGCGCGCCGGTGAGCTCGACGACCACCGCAAGGAACTCCTCGACCAGGAGAGCATGGTCTGGGAGCCCGGCGACGAGGCGTGGGAAGCGAAGCTCGCCGCGCTGCGGTCTTTCCACCGGGCCCACGGGCATCTGGCGCCGCGGCAGGACGCCGTGTGGGGCGAGGCGGACGACGAACTGGTAGCGATCGGGCAGCTCATGGCCAACCTGCGGAGGAAGGACGGCCTGGGCAAAGACCCGGAACGGGCCGGGACACGCGCCATGCAGCTGGCCGCCATCGATGAAGACTGGAACTGTTTGTGGCCACTCGACTGGCAACGGCACCACCGGGTCCTCGCTGATCTTGCCGACACCGAGGCCAGCGGAAACCTCCCCGACATCCAGCCCGGTGTCCTCTTCGAAGGCGACGACCTGGGGAAATGGCTGGCGCAGCAGCGGAAGGCGCACACCTGGGCGCAGCTGAGCGATGAGCAGCAGGAACGCCTCGGCAGGCTCGGCGTGACACCGGACGAGCCGGAACCCGCCCCGGTGACAACACGCGTGGCGAAGGGGGCGGGCGGTTTGTCGGCGCCGTTCCGGCGGGGAGTCGCGGCCCTTGCGCAGTACCTCCAGCGCGAAGGACACGAACGGCCCGTCCCGAGGAAACACGAAGAACCCGTCGAGGTCGACGGCCAGAAGCACGTCGTGAAACTCGGCGTATTCATCAGCAACACCAAAACCCGACGCCACCAGCTCACCCCCGAACAACGCCAGGCCCTCGCCGAGCTCGGGATGGAATGGGCGTGA